Proteins from a genomic interval of Diospyros lotus cultivar Yz01 chromosome 6, ASM1463336v1, whole genome shotgun sequence:
- the LOC127803290 gene encoding UPF0481 protein At3g47200-like, with translation MESLQQLKLIYLKSFLDGTELKLEFCISKLKAWETKIRNCYAENIQQKSDDFVRMILIDACFIIEHFLRYYMADQWRERDPLFLKPWLAEDVAQDLILLENQLPFFVLEGLYNLATKNDPDLPSFLQITFKYFEDLNQQAIKHDGVSVRHLTDLLRIFYLSLNQIFRKRSEVGSILEHLYCASELAESGVEFSVNKTNKCLLELQNVKGVLTMPRLDISDRTEIHLRNIVAFEQGHYPFETYITDYLNVLDFLINSERDVDILIHKGIITTLLGDSNEVATMINRLCSNLIQPNINLKYLSICKQLNDFYEKPIHKWKASMIHDYFDTPVKTATSIAVIVLLLLTLVQTICSVYPLIKGT, from the coding sequence ATGGAATCACTGCAACAGCTTAAATTGATTTACCTTAAGAGCTTTCTTGATGGGACTGAGCTAAAATTGGAGTTTTGTATTAGCAAGCTCAAAGCGTGGGAAACAAAAATTCGAAATTGCTATGCAGAGAACATTCAACAAAAGAGTGACGATTTTGTGAGAATGATTCTAATTGATGCTTGCTTCATAATTGAGCATTTCCTTAGATATTACATGGCGGACCAATGGAGAGAAAGGGATCCATTGTTCTTAAAACCGTGGCTCGCAGAAGATGTAGCACAGGACTTGATCTTACTTGAGAATCAGCTTCCATTCTTTGTTCTTGAAGGACTTTACAACCTTGCCACTAAAAATGATCCTGATCTTCCCTCATTTCTTCAGATTACTTTCAAGTACTTTGAGGACCTCAACCAGCAAGCAATAAAACATGATGGTGTGAGTGTGAGGCATCTCACTGATTTACTAAGGATATTTTACTTATCACTAAATCAAATATTTCGAAAAAGATCAGAAGTGGGCAGCATATTGGAGCATCTATATTGTGCAAGTGAGCTAGCTGAGTCAGGAGTGGAGTTTAGTGtgaataaaacaaacaaatgcTTACTTGAGTTACAAAATGTTAAAGGTGTCTTGACAATGCCGCGTCTTGATATATCTGATAGGACTGAGATTCATCTGAGAAATATAGTTGCATTTGAGCAAGGTCATTATCCTTTTGAGACCTATATTACCGATTACTTGAATGTCTTAGATTTCCTAATCAATAGTGAGAGAGATGTGGATATACTAATTCACAAGGGAATTATCACTACTTTATTGGGTGACAGCAATGAAGTGGCTACTATGATTAATCGTCTCTGCTCGAATCTTATCCAGccaaatataaacttaaaataccTGTCTATATGTAAGCAGTTGAATGATTTCTATGAGAAACCTATTCATAAGTGGAAGGCAAGCATGATACATGATTACTTCGACACTCCTGTGAAAACAGCAACTTCCATTGCTGTTATTGTACTACTTTTACTTACCCTTGTCCAAACCATTTGTTCTGTCTATCCACTAATTAAGGGTACTTAG